The sequence ATCAAAGATCGCTAATTGCATAGCGTTTGAAATCATATGAATTTTATGCCCCATGCACATGCAAAATCCGCGACGTTCCTTCTCATACCAACCGTACCAATAGCCACATTCAGCAGTAATTATTTTACTTCCTCTCTTCAATATAAGATTTCCTCCATACCCTACTACCGCATCTTCATCTAAAATAACTTTTTGCAATATATTCGCACTTATTTTGATCACTGATTCAGAGAGATTAAGAGATGGATGAGAAGCGATGTCAGAATATAGCAAAACACCAACTCTCACCATGGAGAAATGATACTCAGTACCAAGTAGTACGCCAAATGAATTTGCAAAAGTATGTTGCATTACAACACTATTCCATACATTTTGCACTAGAGAAACGGCACTTTTAAATCTTTCCAGTTGTACCTCATTTAACGGATGAGAATGTACCTCAGAAACACTCATATGCCCCATCAATCCAATACATTCGATACCTAATATTAGCGGTAACAGATTTAGATCGTGATTCTGATTTGAATATTTGGCAGTAAATGAAGATAACTCCACTGCGCTAAAACCAGTTCTCACCATTCCTACTTCAACGTATAAGATCATTCTAGGCGTAGGTATTTTATCTGATGCAGCCTTCAAAGCTGCAACAAGCAGCAAAAACTGCGCTTCGGCATTGATAACGAATATAAATCTTCGCTTTATACCAAGTAAAGCATTATCCACCGAATCAGGACCATGCAAAACGTATATATTTACATTATCCGACAAATTCGCTTCACTCGCTACATTGAAAACTTCTAGCGCTTCACTAATATCCGCTACTAAAAAGTCTTTGCACTCAGGTAGAAGAGCTGCAGCTACATTTCGCAGCCCTATTCCATAAGCATTTCCCTTAACAACTGCGCAACAACGCACATCTTTTCCAACAAAATGTGCGATCTCTAGATAATTATGCTTGATATTAGTAGTAGAGATGACAGTTTCCATACCTCAATGCGCATTGTTTACTGCAGCTTTTTATCATATGGAAGAGTGACAAGCAATACGTCTGAAAATCCAGCATCTTTTATCAGATTAAACACAGAAACTAAAGCACCATATGTGACACTTACATCTCCTTTAAGCATTATCACAGGATTCTTTTTTTTCTTAGCAATTGCCTTTAATTTATACGGAAAATTCTCATCATTTGAGATTTTTATTTCATCTATAAATATATCTCCATTAGATGCTATCGACACAACAATAGACTCTTTCAAATTGTCTTGCTGTATGGCTGCTGTATTTGCATCTGGCAAATCTACATCTATACCTCCAACCATCATGGAAGACGTCACCATAAATATCGTAAGAAGCACAAGCATTACATCTACGAGTGGAGTAATATTGATATCAGAATTGATGCCCCTTGTTTTTCTGTAAGATGTCTGCGCAATACCCATACTATTGAACTAAGAAAGAAATTATGTGATTGAGAAGTCTGAATTTATCTCGCGGCACTCCGATGCAGCACATCTCTTCATCATACCAAAGCATATTATCATTGCATAGACTTTGTACTTTTGAGAAATCTAAATTTTGCATCATCACATCGTCAATTTTGATGCCTGCTTCTAATCTTAACCCCATAAGCAACTTTTCCACAAAAACTGCCTTTTCATCAAGAAACTCCACAGTACTAATAGCGCTATCATTCTGCTTTATTTTTAAAAGCCATTTTTCATAATGATATTCATCAACTATAGCAACAGAATGACAGGTATTGTGAGAATTCGTTAATAACTCATATGATTGCGATCTGAGTCTACTATGCGCGCCTGGACCTATGCCAATATATTCTTCATATTTCCAATATGATAAATTATGCGCACTTTCATAAGTTTTTTTCGCGTAATTCGAAATCTCATATCTACATAAGCCGTAACTATCTAAGATTTCACCCGTAGCATCATATAGCTGCAATGCTATTTCATCATCAATTTCTCGCAATAAGCCTCGCTTTTTTAAATTACCGAACTTCGTCTTTGGCTCTATCGTAAGCTGATAAACGGAAATATGAGGAGGATTATATCTCATTACCACCTCAAGCTCCTGCTTCCACTCTTCAACAGTCTGACCATCTGTACCGGATATCAGATCAAATGAGTAGTTATTAAAAATAGAAGATACAGCATTCATTGAATGAATTGCATTCTCAGCAGAATGATCTCGACCTAGAAACTGCAATCTCTCTTGTTGAACACTCTGTATACCGACAGAGACTCGATTTACTCCACAATTCTTTAAATCTAATAATTTCTGAGATGTTATATCACGTGGATTCATTTCTATCGTAACTTCAAATGGCATTTGCTGAAAGCTACTCACAAAGCGCACTATATCTTCTATTACCGTAATAGGCGCTAGCGAAGGCGTACCGCCTCCGATGAACAAAGTCGATACTCCATGCTTTTGCAACAGCGGCTTGTAAAATGATAAGCATTTTATATACGCATCACTCCACTCTCGAGAGTCTGCTACTTTTTTGACAACGTACGTATTGAAATCGCAGTACGGGCATTTCTTGCCGCAAAACGGCCAGTGTATATATATGGAGAGAGACAGCGAAGCTACGCGTAAGTTTGTAAATTTTTCTTTACGTAATGAGTGATGTTACTCACCATTCTAGAAGCAGTATTTAGTTTCAGCACGCCTTTCGATTTCGCTTTCATGATTTCGGACTCTACGGTACGTAACAGAACAAAGACTTCGTCCTTCGGCGAATCATTACGCACTACGTCAGTGACCTTCTTCCGCAAACTTGAAATGAAAGTCTTAACCCTACTTTTAACCGCTCTATTTCTCTTATATCGTTCCAGTGAGCGCGCACGCGCTTTAACTGCAGAAATATGTTGTGCCATAGGTATTGTTATCGTTTGCACCAAGTAGTAACACAAAAATATCGCTGTATCAATATCAATTGCGCACTCTTATCACAATTATCCCTTCGTAGCTTTTTCATCTCCAGGTAATACTACATCCTTCCATGGATTTTCTGAATCAAAATTCCTATATGCCTGATCTAATACTATAGGTTTTTTCACAACTGTGCCTGTATTAGGTTCGAAACATGCATCATGATATCCACTCAAAGGAAAATCTTTTCTTAGAGGATGATGAGTAAAGTCGCTCTCATTTAATATTCTCTTAAGATTAGGATGCGATAGAAACTTAATACCAAACATGTCATACACTTCTCTTTCGTACCAATCCGATGATCGGTATATTTGATACACTGAAGGTATCGCCTCATCTTGAGAAATAGGCAAGTGCACTCTTAAACGCCAATTATTAGTAACGCTTAGAAGATGATATACGACTTCAAATCTCTTCTCTCTGTCCGGATAATCCACAGCACAGACATCTAAGAGCATTTCAAATGATAAAATCTCGTCATTCTTTAAAAAATTCAAAAATTGCACAATGTGAGTGCATGAATGTAGTGTCGCATAACTCTCTTTCAAAGGAGAATTGTGCTGAAATTCGCATAAAGAAAGAACATCATCTTGTACTATTGCTTTATACTTCACAAGCAGTGAGTATAATTCGCTTTGACGAGTCATAAAAGTAATATTAAGACGTGGGGAATTCTGTTGCTCGGCTCCCCAAAACCGCCGGTTCAGAGAAAACTGTTATGCAAAAGCAGTTTGTAGTCTCTCTTCTCCATGCATTACGTTGTCGTTTGCATTTATTTTTACGATCAATTTTACAGCTGCATCACGCTGAGTAAAAGCTGCACCCTTTGAATATATGTCGAATCTATTTCACCCCCTCTTTGGTGGAGATGTCGAGTTCTGCCCTCGAGTCCATTATATTTATTACGGAGAGTATTTATTACCATAGACTGACTTGCGTCGATCGCTTTTATGGTATCATCATTAAAATAGCTAGTAAAGTACTACATTTACCTCACGCCAAGATAAAATATACCAGCCATCGCACGCGCGCGCGGAAACGTTGAGACAGTTACTATATAATACAGTACGAAAGATCTTATAGAGTAAGACATAGCCAACAAGAAAGAAAAAGAGAAACATTAAGTCGTGCATGCTTAACAAAAAAGACAAGAAAATTTTACTCACCTTCAAGATAACCATCTCTCTACAGCTTACAAATAATCCGTTAATACGATCTTGGCACTCTACTACCACATACTATATTTCTCCGCGAAATTCGTTAATTCTGCGCTTCTCCTTCCAAAAAAGAACAGATAAAAATTAATCAAATTCTATCAATGCATTTAATCTTTCGACGTACTTTACCTTCTATTTCACTCAGAAAGTAAGAGTAAGGTTCTTTTCATCTATCACTTTAACTTTTTTAAGTGAAATAGATGGTAAAATGCTGCTAATACTTGAATTTAAATAACGTAAAATTTACTCTACCTACAATCATAGATAATAAATTTAAACTTCTTACGATGCATGAGGTAGAATCGATGCTACAAGCAGGTACAGATATCGTCTTGCATTCATGTTGCGCACCATGCTCTGGAGAGGTGATCAGAAAAATGAAAGATGCTGGACTTAACATCACAATTTTCTTCTATAATCCTAACATACATCCGAAAGCAGAATATGAAATACGTAAATCCGAAAACATAAGATATGCAGAAAAGCTCGGAATAGATTTCGTTGATGGAGATTATAACGTTCAAGACTGGTTCGCAAATGCAAAAGGATTAGAAAAAGAACCGGAAAGAGGCATAAGATGCACAATGTGCTTCGATATGCGCTTTGAAATAACGGCAAAATTTGCTAAGCAAAGAGGTGTGAATATATTCACCAGCTCACTAGGAATATCGAGATGGAAAGATATGAGTCAAATCAATAACTGCGGTATCGCAGCTGCCAAAAAGCACAACGTACAGTATTGGACGTATAATTGGAGATTGGACGGAGGCAGTGAAAGAATGTACAAAATAGCTAAATCAGAAGGATTCTATAAACAGGAGTATTGCGGATGTATATTTTCTTTGAGGGATAGCAATGAGTGGAGAGTAAAAAAAGGCAGAAAGCCAATCACTATATGCAAGGAATTTTATGAAGAATGAAAAAAACATCGTACCATTCAGCGCGAAGCAGTAATACGAAAAGAACTAGTGATAATTGAAAAATACTACAATTCACAAAATTAGCATGTATTTTACTTCTCTATAGACATGGCTGCTGCCAGTTAGCTACTATCGCAACTATCAAATAAGCATACAAATTTTTTACACTAAAATGCAGCGAAGATCAGGATATCACTCTCTAAAGTTCATTTTAGTTACAGTCGTTGCTTTCTGTTGCTGCTGTTGCGATAACAACGATAATCAATATGGCAAATATGATAATCACAATAGCTTAAACAAACGCTCTTTTTCACTAATAAATGAGATATTAGCACTTTTTGGTGACAATGAAGCACGGTTAAAAACAGAATATTACACTGTCTTCTATTGGGAAAGGCTTTGGGAAAAGGATGAAAATTCAAATAGCATAAAATTTGTAGGCATCGCAAAAGGGCTTTTGGCATGTAGAAATTTAGCAAAGCGATATGCGGGAGATATCAAAGAAGATTGGTGCTGGAGGTCATATTGCTGCAAAAGTACTGATGGTGGCGTTTATCGCTATGAAGATTATTTTGAAGAAACAGACTTTGGTAACTGCTGGTGGCTCCGATAGTAATCAATTCCATAGATACATCGCGAAAGAATCATGAAAGAGTAAAAATCTACCGCTTTATTTCAATAATCCTACAGAATTGTTCTTCTCTGCAAAACGGTGGTGCCTAGGAGAGGACTCGAACCTCCATGACCGTAAAGTCATCGGCACCTGAAGCCGACGCGTATACCATTCCGCCACCTAGGCATTTCGACTAATTGCATTAATCGACTTTTCGTTGTAAACTATACTACGTATATTTTCTCACATGACAAGCGGAATAAAAATTTACTCGAGGTAATGCTGAAGACTAATCATGGAAATAG is a genomic window of Candidatus Fokinia solitaria containing:
- the hemW gene encoding radical SAM family heme chaperone HemW, with protein sequence MSLSIYIHWPFCGKKCPYCDFNTYVVKKVADSREWSDAYIKCLSFYKPLLQKHGVSTLFIGGGTPSLAPITVIEDIVRFVSSFQQMPFEVTIEMNPRDITSQKLLDLKNCGVNRVSVGIQSVQQERLQFLGRDHSAENAIHSMNAVSSIFNNYSFDLISGTDGQTVEEWKQELEVVMRYNPPHISVYQLTIEPKTKFGNLKKRGLLREIDDEIALQLYDATGEILDSYGLCRYEISNYAKKTYESAHNLSYWKYEEYIGIGPGAHSRLRSQSYELLTNSHNTCHSVAIVDEYHYEKWLLKIKQNDSAISTVEFLDEKAVFVEKLLMGLRLEAGIKIDDVMMQNLDFSKVQSLCNDNMLWYDEEMCCIGVPRDKFRLLNHIISFLVQ
- a CDS encoding alanine racemase; its protein translation is METVISTTNIKHNYLEIAHFVGKDVRCCAVVKGNAYGIGLRNVAAALLPECKDFLVADISEALEVFNVASEANLSDNVNIYVLHGPDSVDNALLGIKRRFIFVINAEAQFLLLVAALKAASDKIPTPRMILYVEVGMVRTGFSAVELSSFTAKYSNQNHDLNLLPLILGIECIGLMGHMSVSEVHSHPLNEVQLERFKSAVSLVQNVWNSVVMQHTFANSFGVLLGTEYHFSMVRVGVLLYSDIASHPSLNLSESVIKISANILQKVILDEDAVVGYGGNLILKRGSKIITAECGYWYGWYEKERRGFCMCMGHKIHMISNAMQLAIFDASSMSDADFLSAQSVNLIDDVMKISNLHERLAHEMLCKIGRLESKKIYI
- a CDS encoding epoxyqueuosine reductase QueH, whose amino-acid sequence is MHEVESMLQAGTDIVLHSCCAPCSGEVIRKMKDAGLNITIFFYNPNIHPKAEYEIRKSENIRYAEKLGIDFVDGDYNVQDWFANAKGLEKEPERGIRCTMCFDMRFEITAKFAKQRGVNIFTSSLGISRWKDMSQINNCGIAAAKKHNVQYWTYNWRLDGGSERMYKIAKSEGFYKQEYCGCIFSLRDSNEWRVKKGRKPITICKEFYEE
- the rpsT gene encoding 30S ribosomal protein S20, whose protein sequence is MQTITIPMAQHISAVKARARSLERYKRNRAVKSRVKTFISSLRKKVTDVVRNDSPKDEVFVLLRTVESEIMKAKSKGVLKLNTASRMVSNITHYVKKNLQTYA
- a CDS encoding biopolymer transporter ExbD, which codes for MGIAQTSYRKTRGINSDINITPLVDVMLVLLTIFMVTSSMMVGGIDVDLPDANTAAIQQDNLKESIVVSIASNGDIFIDEIKISNDENFPYKLKAIAKKKKNPVIMLKGDVSVTYGALVSVFNLIKDAGFSDVLLVTLPYDKKLQ
- a CDS encoding complex I 30 kDa subunit family protein codes for the protein MTRQSELYSLLVKYKAIVQDDVLSLCEFQHNSPLKESYATLHSCTHIVQFLNFLKNDEILSFEMLLDVCAVDYPDREKRFEVVYHLLSVTNNWRLRVHLPISQDEAIPSVYQIYRSSDWYEREVYDMFGIKFLSHPNLKRILNESDFTHHPLRKDFPLSGYHDACFEPNTGTVVKKPIVLDQAYRNFDSENPWKDVVLPGDEKATKG